The Erigeron canadensis isolate Cc75 chromosome 4, C_canadensis_v1, whole genome shotgun sequence genome window below encodes:
- the LOC122596953 gene encoding uncharacterized protein LOC122596953 produces MDCLEEIFLNPNAPEGVNEEFVYEEPDDEFESPDVRDEFDYDHDVFYTKEVFDTHIDLVDWAQRTAKELGYVLVTRRSNVTKGGEVKKVVLICNRGGKKDKRSTGAPKGSTKIDCPFKLVGRLTKDHSWWVEVIDHRHNHPSACNLEGIARC; encoded by the exons atggATTGCTTGGAGGAAATTTTCTTAAATCCAAATGCGCCGGAAGGTGTAAATGAAGAGTTTGTGTACGAAGAGCCCGATGACGAATTTGAATCCCCAGATGTCCGTGATGAATTTGATTACGATCACGATGTTTTTTATACCAAGGAG gTGTTTGACACACACATAGATTTGGTAGACTGGGCTCAAAGAACGGCAAAggagcttggttatgtgttagtAACACGAAGATCAAATGTCACAAAAGGCGGAGAAGTTAAAAAGGTGGTCCTTATTTGCAACCGTGGTGGAAAAAAAGATAAGCGGTCAACCGGGGCACCCAAAGGGAGTACCAAAATTGACTGTCCATTCAAATTGGTAGGCCGTCTGACAAAGGACCATAGTTGGTGGGTTGAAGTTATAGATCACCGACATAATCATCCATCAGCTTGTAATTTGGAAGGTATTGC GCGTTGCTAG